The Procambarus clarkii isolate CNS0578487 chromosome 18, FALCON_Pclarkii_2.0, whole genome shotgun sequence genome segment tacacacacacacatatcacacAACCCTCTCAGAAAAGGCAGtatccgtcaatcaactggtgtttcctgcaagattacctctcctcccccccccctccctcaccgccACTGTCTACCTCACAGAGAACTTCTCCCTCATTACtattacaccccctcccccacccccccccccccaccccctgccctcccaccttcccttacctctCCCTGACGGTTCTTATGCGTTAGCTTTACGATAATAACGTCATTTTATTTTCGTTGTTCTCGTTCTCAGATAAAATTTTACAATTTGCAATAGAAAATGGGCattgatgtatgtatgtatatatatatatatatatatatatatatatatatatatatatatatatatatatatatatatatatatatatatatatatatatatatgcaaacaagcctgaatggtccccagttatatatatatatatatatatatatatatatatatatatgtcgtacctagtagccagaacgcacttctcagcctactatgcaaggcccgatttgcctaataagccaagttttactgaattaatatattttctcaaatttttttcttatgaagtgataaagctacccatttcattatgtatgaggtcaattttgttttattgtagttaaaattaacgtagatatatgaccgaacctaaccaaccctacctaacctaacctaacctatctttataggttaggttgggttaggtagccgagaaaggtaggttaggttaggttaggtaggtaaggtagtcgaaaaaacattaattcatgaaaacttggcttattaggcaaatcgggccttgcatagtaggctgagaagtgcgttctggctactaggtacgacatatatatatatatatatatatatatatatatatatatatatatatatatatatatatatatatatatatatatatatatatatatatatatcttagacATTCTTctgactgcacattctctcaggatGGTGAGGAAGCAAGGGAGCCTCGGGGAGGCCTCTTCTACAAGCTTCAAGCCTCGACTGATGTAGTGAAGGCCACCTACTGGACGACGGTGTACGTCCCCCACACCTGCACTGCCACCCACCCCCCAAACCTCCCACACTGCCCCTTGGGCTCCTACAATCAACCCCATCAACGCTCAGACGCACTAGAGATTGAGGGAGGTGATTCTCTCACTGTGACACCCAGGTCTGTAACAGGAGATCTTTGGGGCTAGTCTTAGTGTCTACTTTTGCTTCCAAAGCAATTCAATTCCAGTTCATTTTTGAGTTATATTTATGGAATAATGAGTAAGTTCTGACTTTGTCTCTGATaacttttaattatttttttcatcTTCGAGTCACCGATTTGTTCAGCTTTCGTGACTAATTTTCATTGGCCTTCCTCACACTTTTATTCGTCTGATGCCAAAATTTAGAGCCGTTTAtctctaattaaaaaaaatcagcaATATTAGAGGGCCATTTGAGCAATTCCGTTTAGATCAAATTTGTGGGAAAATTGTCGGATTGATATAATGCGATGGttcacatattttattatataaatatatcacaattcacactactgaataatattactgcaaaaaaacaaagaaaaaataaatcagagacattgaaataattaggaaaTAATATATTTGTGACAACTGCCACCTGACAGCTCGGgcagagtagacctcgtctggccaaggctgtcaacgcccctttttttgccagacttccctaccctattgcggctaaaatatgccacctacgattttttttattttttttgtgatCAGGGaaccacaaatgaacacttttataagacgaaagatttgtttcgattttttttttttttttgcgcctgtgggtgttgaagccatTTGGACTCCTCGCAGTTTGAGGGTTAAATGAGCTTAAATGTGGTCCAAGTACTGTTAACTAAATACAAGAGATtatattcaatatgataaacttatatttttttatatttttgataAGATCAACCAGTTTCCGTGGTGTAGACCAGtcgccatggtgtagtggtaagacactcgcaaggcgttcctcgagcactttgtcatgggttcgtatcctggccgggaggatttactgggcgcaaatccttaactgtaacttCTGTTAAACTCAACTGTAAAATGGGTACTGTGTTGTAAAATCGATTCTTCGTGGgtattgtattccagggacctgcccgaaacgctacgcgtactagtggttgtacaagaatgtaacaactcttgtatatatctctctctctctctcaaaaaaagataggtgtggtggaggcggcgTCACTTCGAGTTACTCTACACCCTTATTTTGATAAAGTACTCGGAAATTTTCCTTGTAGCTATTGTCCagatactcccccagttctagaaagTAATtattggtgataaagataatttagTAAGGTGTCCTATACCGAAAATTGTTCGCAAGTCAccattgttgtgttgatttaggggcggcaAGTCACCGTCACACTTGTTCAATCTGTTTGTACACGACGCTTTCTGCCCCCGGGTGCCCCATAGGTCGCTTCACTCCAAAGTTGACTCCTCCCTTCTTCAGGAAAGGTAGCCTTCAAtgcatatttattatttttactgtctagacatatgattgagataagatgtgattataataaaattagatataagatttatagATTATAAGGAGTACTGGCTAGTACTAttaattcttattaaggattttgaTTTAATCCTTACCGGAAGTTGATTGAATGTTCCAATACTTTTTTAATTAAgatatccttctagaagcttctagaTTTTTGAGAAATCATGCACCAAGTCACGTAGACACCTAGGGCCCTATGGTCTACATGATCACAGATGGCATTGTCATGTAGGATCCAGATGCAGGATATAATGAATCTgtagtgattctgatatgattttgatattgaTTTTGATataatttagatatgatatagaaataatacatttcttacataataatatagatatatagtgGGCAAATTTCCCACAAAATTAACGTTCCGAAGTAGGAATTCTGCATACTAATGGAAAATATGTCAGAGAAAAACAAATGTTCTTAATGATTTCACCCACAAAAAAGGACATTCAACTAATTCCTGGCAATTACAGCTTGAAAGAGCCAGCCGACGGGAAGATGTCCCCTAATCTCGAATCCTCTCTGGAAGATGGTCAGATTACCGACCATCCTGGAGCCCAAGATGACGTAAGGAGCCAAGGTAGCGCCGAGCAGGAGTCAGGCCGCGCTCTCTTGACTGTCAATCATCACAAGACCAAAACATGGGTggtgacctccaccaccacacaggctGACCTCCGCTACACCGTCACCGCCCTCTACACCCACTGTGTCCCCAACGATGCCCCCAGCGCCCCAGAGTGTGCCATAACCCCACGAAGAAGTAACGATTGCAGTTGTCCCCCAGGTCCCCCTGGTCCCCCAGGCCCGCCCGGTATACCAGGGAACCCTGGACCACCGGGGAGCCCGGGTACTCAAGGGCCCCCTGGAGAAAATGGTCACCGGGGCCCAAGGGGCCCTGAAGGACCTCAGGGTCAAGCAGGCCCGCCAGGTCCTGCAGGTAACACTGGCAACCAAGGGCCACAAGGGCCACAAGGCCCAGCAGGTAATCCAGGGCCGGTAGGGTACCCTGGGACCCCCGGCCCCCAGGGGCCCCCTGGTACACCAGGGGCGCCAGGATACCCTGGAGCACctggtgactgtgactgtgaTAGTAGTGGGTGTTCCGGAGGGGGTGGGTGCACGGGAGGGGGAGGGTGCACGGGAGGGGGAGGGTGCACGGGAGGGGGAGGGTGCACGGGAGGGGGAGGGTGCACGGGAGGGGGTGGAAGTACGGATGGGGGTGGAAGCAATGGAGGGGGTGGCGGCATGGGATAGAGTACAGGAGAGGGGTAAAAGCATTGGAGGAATGCAACACGAGAGGAGGAATAAGCATCAGagaggggtccgtctaattaccgaaagctaccacaagctatcacaagctaccacaagctacacaagctaccacaagctacacaagctaccacaagctacacaagctaccacaagctacacaagcttcacaagcttcacaaagcttcctgataatacgttagtaatgaataaatatgatatatttactcattataatgttggtgctgaatgtactctACGAAAAAACAAAATTTTAATctcaaaaagtatctttttataaagaaattagacgaaaataaagagctggtgacgccaaataaagtcgacgatccaagcgtcaatgttgtggagcgacttatccaagacagattgttgcctggagagtttgctggcatatcagcctcttgtacacacgtcgcacttctctgctcaaattgtcacaaattgaaataatggtataaactacaataatgcatagttacaataatagcataaatagccagaaaatattgaaattgtattgaaaaataggtgtctggaagtgaaattaactccatgggacaatagttttgttatatagatgctgatgattattcgctggtatgcgttcgctacttgaaCTACTATGCACTTACGTATCCAGAGATTAGTTCAGAGTAAAAccatatttttccaaattttacaTTACATACCATCATTATAATAGATAAATATGtcgtatttcttcattacttatataATGCAAGGAAATTTTGGGGTATGATTAGGTAGCTAGGGGTGGCTTTTGGGTAAATACATGGACtcgctctgggtgtgtgtgtagaacCGTACACATTAGCCAATCAATTGTGTAATTAACATGCATTCATATTAATAATACATTCAATAACATCATTATAGGGGGTAAATgtcatatatcttcattacttGTGTAATGCTAGAAGGCCGGAGTAGCACTGGGTAATTATAGATAGCTTTGGGAAAATACATGGACCTGCTCTGGGTGTGTGAAGAGCTACACACCAGCAAATCAATTGTCTaattaacatgcatatatatgctaattaaccttcaagatttatgtcagaagaaaggcagagatgtagacattactgtagctacatttcaagtaatatatataatttatgtgaaaGGCAttatatggttaaataaataatactacataatcgccggtatccggacacatgaacactacattcaatgccatcattgtagtcggtaaatatgtcatatttcttCAATACTTGTGTAATGCAAGGAGGTTTTGGGGTATGATTGGGTAGCTATGGCTGGCTTTAAGTAATTAGATGGTTTCGCTTCGGGTGTGTGGAGCTGTACACATCAGCCAATCAATTGTCTAATTAGCATGCATTCATATTAAAATTACATTCAATAACATCTTTATAAGGGGtgtaaatatgtcatatttctCCGTTACTTGAGTAATGCTAGAAGGCCGGGGTAGCATTGGGTAACAATATTGGTAAATACATGGACCCGCTCTGGTTGTGTGGAGCGCTGTGCACTAGCCAATCAATAGTCTAATTAACATGCATTCATATTAAAATTACATTCAATATCATCTTTATAAGGGGcgtaaatatgtcatatttctCCGTTACTTGTGTAATGCTTGAAGGTTTTGGGGTAGCATTGGGTAGGTTAAATATGAACCTTAATTAATATGTTCTATACCATCAGAAATTCCGAAACATACAAtatcttttcaaatatttgtcaTTAAAGTATATATTCTGAAAATAATCATGTATTTTATTTACCCCAAAGTAGAGCACGAATATCATAGTGTCATAACCTGTGATTAGTAGtttattttgcaccccatactcattccttgAAGATTATTTACATTCACTTCTCGCTTGATAAGTTCAAGATCTTTTGAGTGCATAAAAAAATGTTTTAGAATTATAGTATTCAAATGGAATTAGTAGCGTATAGCTAACTCTAAGCAGAACTACTACTGTACCAGTAACCAGTAAAACATTTTAATTAACATTTCAGATCAGGTAAGAATTGAGACCACAAAAATCCAGTAGCATTTCTGTCACATTCGTTCATAGTTGAACCATTAAGAATGTCTCTTAAATGTTACCCAAGCACACATGTTTGTGGAGACTAAAGTTATTATCAATAGAAAGCAACAAGGCCCGATGGGTTTATTGCAccatatataaaaaataataaaaaatacaaatgtttattcaggtacaagtacatacatagaagatgagttacaaacataatgttggatttatagatagagctagtacatgcaatacctaaagccactaatacgcacaacgTTTTATGACAGAGGATATTCAATAGCAACAAAGCCAGATGGGTTTATTGCATCATATATGACAGGATATTCAATAGCAACAAAGCCAGATGGGTTTATTGCATCATATATGACAGGATATTCAATAGCAACAAAGCCAGATGGGTTTATTGCACCATATATGACAGGATATTCAATAGCAACAAAGCCAGATGGGTTTATTGCACCACATATGACAGAGGATATTCAATTGCCCCTGGGGAggttggagtaacttatgaaataaatAATGAACTTGCCGATCACAtgaactccgatcatatatgccgatgatattttgtttcagggtcaagatatttcaaaggttcaaacggtGTTGGATAATTTCCGAaatctgtgtcaccatatgggactggtggttaaggaagacttttgctcgtaaagagggagttgattaccaacttggactgcctttgagcagcctgagagcAGCAATATTcagggaacatcaactaaatttcggagacttgaggcaaagtgaaattcacaccagttactccatctatcatcattctattatgcaggaagtaccgcacgtctatggggaagaaatggtgcccaaccacttggacggtcagggattgaacgccgacctgcatgaagcgagaccgtcgctataccgtccagcccaagtagtttggCATCTGTCTGTGACAGCTGTAATCTTGACAGCAAAAAGTATTATTCATATCCAAGTTTAAGAGCAACGTGAAGCCTGTGAGAGGAAAAAATAGACACATTGGCTGCATTACAGAGATAGTCCGGAAGATAGTTCGACAAGTCCTCAGGAATGAAAGTCTTAACATTAATTGACCCCAGAGCAGGAGGGCCAGGGAGCTAATGCTCAACCTTGAGAGACATCAATTTGTGTCAGGTGAGAGTAAGACTAACCTCTACGCCCACCCGCACACCCACTGACCTTGGCCACACCACAGGaacaaagagagagaaaaaagagcaagggggaagaggaaaggggggggttagggtaaagaaatgaagagagagagagagagagagagagagagagagagagagagagagagagagagcagggagggCGGGGTAGAGAGGGCCTGACGGGGACGGAAATAGCTCCCGCCTGCGGCTCCATCCTGCGCTGGCCGCTATGTGTGGTCATGTTGACaactagtattttttttttaattttgccccgaggggcgagtttattgggcagcgccactcatcctgtgagtggacacaccgccatagtgacagtattgggcagcgccactcatcctgtgagtggacacaccgccatagtgacagtattgggcagcgccactcatcctgtgagtggacacaccgccatagtgaca includes the following:
- the LOC123754533 gene encoding uncharacterized protein: MQGATSSEVVVALLASLALGGAHLLPEKHTQDGEEAREPRGGLFYKLQASTDVVKATYWTTVYVPHTCTATHPPNLPHCPLGSYNQPHQRSDALEIEGGDSLTVTPSLKEPADGKMSPNLESSLEDGQITDHPGAQDDVRSQGSAEQESGRALLTVNHHKTKTWVVTSTTTQADLRYTVTALYTHCVPNDAPSAPECAITPRRSNDCSCPPGPPGPPGPPGIPGNPGPPGSPGTQGPPGENGHRGPRGPEGPQGQAGPPGPAGNTGNQGPQGPQGPAGNPGPVGYPGTPGPQGPPGTPGAPGYPGAPGDCDCDSSGCSGGDQGQDISKVQTVLDNFRNLCHHMGLVVKEDFCS